The sequence below is a genomic window from Gossypium hirsutum isolate 1008001.06 chromosome A11, Gossypium_hirsutum_v2.1, whole genome shotgun sequence.
TTTGTATTGAAACTAGAGAAACGAATATCTTACAAAATTTATGAACAACCACTGATATccaaataaaacttaataaaataaataattctttAGTCTTACCTCAAGTCGTAAGCCACCATGCCCACCTACAAGTCCCAAGGCATTGCGAACCTGTTATGGAAAAGGCAGGTACTTCAGTTGCAGATAGTAAAGCAATATACTTCATCAAAACATATTAGCTTATAGAGCAACAAACCTCAGATACCAGTCTACTACTTTGAGCAGCAGTTTGAGATAATACCGTTGATGAGAGTCCAGAATTATCACCGACTTGTCTCTCAGCTCTTGGTCCCAACCTCAGAGGAACCTGAGTAGGCCTGGGATTGCCACCTCTCTCTGAAATGTCCATGTCTTGGACAGCTAGGAAAACACCAAAATGTATCGGATAGTGATTCCCCTGCCACCAAAACTCAGATGGATTGGCAATATCTCGCACACTTTGTCTGTATTGTTCAACCATATTTGGATGAGGGGACCTTATGGACGAACACGATAGATGCATGCCAGGACCGAATTGGATCCTGGAAGAGGAGGCAACGTTTTCAATGAAGTTTGAATTCTCATTGGCCAAGTTGAGGTTTTCTTGCATGTTCGCCAGAGGCATCATCATATGTCTTCTGTTGTTTCTTAAGTTGTCTTCCTGTCGCAATATAGAGATAGAAGGACCAATCCATGACACGGTTGTTCCGTTCCAATATTGGGAAGGTTGTGGAGCTTGTAACGAGTTGGAGACTTGCACAGTTGGTTGTTGCACGGCTGGATTTGCTAGCACTAGCATTGGTGCTAAGTTTGCTGATGTGGGAATCGGTTGACTTGCAGTCCTTCTCAAACGGGTATTTCTTTGAAAGTTGTCAGCTTGCCTAGCTTCTGTTGGAACTTGATAGAAGTTAGAGGGTGTTGGCAAAGCAGCCCCATGTCCTGAATGACTTCTATTGAAGGAATTAAGTGCACTTGAGCAATTTCTGACATTATGTTGGGCAATATTAGTCCCTAGTTGGTGAGAATTGGCAGCTTGCCGTGCGGAGCTTGCATTACCACCAGTAGCATATTCAGGtgcctttcttttgcataaaagcCTTGTCTGACCATTGACTGGAAGGCCATCGCTGTTTATATTTTCTTCTAGAATATATCCCGCTATTCCTGAGGATATCATGACTGGGCTAGAAGAAGAACCATCAAAGGTCAGAATGTGATCATGATCTCCTTCCGTTGTTCTTGTTCCAGCTCTAAAAAGGTCTAATGATAAGTATGGTCCATTACCCTGACCTGCATCGACTCCGCTTCCTTCATGTACCACGGCATTCAGGTCTAAGTTACGTTGTAGTTGTAGAAGACCAGAACCAGCCTCTCGCCCTAGAAATAACGATGAGCCGATCGAACCATTTTCACTACTGGTATGACCATTAACAGTGACACCGCTGTTATTTTCTAAAAAAGGGATAAAAGTTGGCTCAGACCTTTGGTTCGTGCCAACCTGATCACCAAGAGGCGAAAGCCCAAAGTCATCGCCCAAGAATTGACTAACGCCAACATGATTTTGGGTATAAAGACAAGAATTGGGTTGACCAATCCATCTCATGGAAGTATGTTCGTCTCCGTCATTAACTAAAGCATCAGGAACCACATTACGATGATCAGATCCAGGATCACCATTGGAGTAAAAGTTTCTGAAAGGGAAAGAATTGGAGCCGTTGCCTTGACCTTGCATTGTGTCCCAAAACACCTGAAAACAAGTGTCAGCCAAATTGTCTTAGCAATAAAGTAATTACTTGATTTTACCATAGTCCAAGTGCAAGGTGACAATGTAAGATATGCATGTATCAGTAGACACAATAGATATCTGTTGCTGAATGTCAAAAAGAGAAATAGTATATAGTAATTAACACAGAATTATATGCTAGTTTTATCAACTTTAAAGATCTCCCAATGCTagttttatcaattttaaagatCTCCCATGTAAATtaagttctttctttctttcctttgtttttcttCTTAAAACATTTCAACATTTCAACTTAACCTACTTCAACCTAACCAGTTTCCACCTTTAGCCTAGATACTCTGGTCACTTATCTCAATATTAATTGTTACTTATATGTTTACATTTTAAAGTAAAATGAACAAGATTTGCAggtttttaaatgaaataattacATGATAGATCGTTAGGTTTAAAAGCATAAAAAATGATTGGTCATGATTGGGTAAAAACTTGCTCTAATTTGAGAAACAATGATCATCCAAATAcgttgcatgcatgcatacaacGACGTCTTGACGTCGTACTCAATTCCATCAAAAAGATGATAATAGTTTTCTTCAGATTCAGCTTTTAAGACGAAAATTTTATTCcatgaaatatatatacacaaacctATCATCTATGGCGGAATATATATGGATGAAGTACTTAAACCCGAGACTAAGTTCAGTAATAACACAGTCTAAAAAGTCTTTACAGCAAAATAGGCCCTCAAACTAACTGCTTTTCTTACTcaagtctttaattttttttttgtcaaaagtgATACTTAAAGTCTCATTTTATCTCCAAACACAAAACCAATCAATAAAAAAACACCACGTGTCACATTCTTATTAAACTTCGTAAAGTAAAATGAGAtgaattcaataatttaaataccaCTTTTGATTAAAAAAACTTTAGGTACTTAAGTGGGAAAAATGGTACAATTTTTAGCTAATTTTATAGTTAAGCCTTAAAAAATTGATTTGCAAGAGAAGTTGTTTGCCAGATTTCCTAAAAGCACGGGTTAAACAACCAACCATTCAATCTAGACTCTAGATTTAAAACATGATTGTCTATTTCAAGAGGAATCGCAGCATAAAAATGCAAAggaaaatacatataatatggAAATATTATTACTATCAAATTTTATGTCGCAAGCTCACTGCATTCTTAACTATCTTGTTAGCTTAGATTTATGGTACATTTGCAAGGAGGCTATAAAATTACATGTACAAATAAAATCCTTTAATTCACAAACTTAATTACCGATGAAATTTTCATTATGCAGaaatttataacattaaaaagGATAGTACCAACAAAATAAGAATATGTATGTACTCAATgtataaaataaatgtatgaaaAAAGAAAAGCGACTATATTAACGTTAGGAAaggttttttttatacaatactagAGATAAGGGAATGGAGTAATACAGTTTGAACCCATGCGAAATAAGTGCCTAATAAGAATTTTAATCACCATTTCGTTCAAGTCAAGACAACATAAAAAAAGTTTGAATCTAAAATTCTAAACTTTTAATATATCAAAGTGGagtgaaaattaaaaacaaatgagGTGAAGTTTCATGtatgaatatttaaataaataaattttaattatcccCAGATTACAGAAAAAAGAATTACATACTAGgttaaagaattaaaaagaaaaaagaaaaaagtattagattaatgaaggaaaataaaaacaatgaaCCCAAAAATTGGTCCCAAGGATTTAGCCTACTTGAACCACATAACCAACTAGTAAGGAGGGGATTAAGAGACTAAAGATAATCAGAAACTTAATCATTAGCAGAAGATTCCACCAGACAATAAGaagtaaaatgaaataaaactaataatgatTGACAAAGATCTAATCTTAAGATTTCAACTATTGAGtgttcttatatatatactaacTAGTTTCAAAGGATTCAGATGGGCAAAACGCAAGGATGAAAAGCTGAAAACAATACCATAACGCGTTATCAACTTGGCTAATAAAGCATCAACCCtcattttgttttttcatttttgttccaTCCATTgattaaaatttatcaacttgcACTAGTAAGTAACTTTATTAATCCAATTAAGATAAGGATGAAAACGTGCAGTTTAAAACCAAATACAATCCAACAAAACACAATTTGAAACTCTGGATCCCATATAAAACTAAGCCTATCAATGAGTTAAgtcatagaaatcatcaaaaaaacGAAAATTTATTTGGACAACATGAAaccaaatataaattcaataGACTTGACATAAAAGATCAAAGAAAAGGATTTATACCTGAAGTGACGATGAAAACAGGCAATGAAGACCTTAAGGCAAATAGACACCACTGTAAACAGCGCACGAactctttttatattttgttttccaCCTTTTTCTTAACTTGGTACTGATATGAAACTTGAATTGTGGCTAAATTTGACAATGCAAAACAATTGGTTATATAGTATTCAAAAATAAGAGAGAAATATATGTTTTTGGAGAAATTGAAGCGAACTTTCCAATGAAAGGTTAGAGTCAAAATTACAAAGGAGACAAGAGACAAGTATGGTAGGAAGCAAGTATCATGGTTGGCTTCTAACCAATTGGATACTCTGCATTATCAAACTCTTTAAACGGGTCAGCCTCAATTATGTCTTCACCtcgctttttatttattttttccctCAATACTTCTATATCTTACAATGCAATTATGCTCTATTTCTTTATATGGATTTTTTGGAAACATATAGAAACTTGATACTTTTACTGTAAACTGTGAGCTGTCAGTTTCTtcttaggattttttttttaaatttcttatttcTTATTCATCCTCTCTTTCTTCGTTTTCGATTTCCCTCTCTTTCTTGTATTTATCAGGATATTTCAAACCTtccttaaaaaaacaaatttcctTAATGGCCAAATACAATAGAAGTACCATGGAGGCCATTGTATTAGCcgtcagattgtattttgcccctttactaaaaaaatgagaaaattagtcCTTATAGGTTAGATCAAAGAGAAACTTAGTCCtttctattcaaatttttatcaatttctatTCTTAAAAATTGGCATGGCTATAAGAATAACCAAATAGTTACACATGGTGTGTCACAAGTACCTTATGCTGACGTACAACAActagtttttaataatagaaatagattacatttttaatagaaggacgattttactttttgatctaatgtgCACAAATTAATTTGCCCATTCCTTTTAGTAAAGGGGGCAAAATGCATTTTAACTCCTAGTACAAAAGCCTCTACGATAGTTTTACCCGCCAATCACCTATGTGTAgtagatttattttattatttatttatatatttgctTCTTTTTTTACCTTGAAATAGtgtaaaacaaataataaagggAAGAagcaattttacaactttttttctttatctattgttataacttcattaaaactttaattataaCTATATTATCAGGTTAACTtgtaattgaaatattaattaacatAGCTTACCCTTTATATTTTATTGGAGTCCTAGACTTTAAAAAGAGTGAATGAATCATTTAAACTAAATTCAATATCCATTAAAATTGTACCATAATCAATAAGGTCGTATTATCTAGTTaacttataattaaaattttaagtaacaTTATTTGCCTTTTTGGAgtcttatattttaaaatcagTGAATGAATCATTTAAGTTCAATGTTGGATTCATATAATATATGTTGTTTTTATTCTTACAACTTTGTTAAAATTTGTACTATTAAGAACAAGGTCGTAGTCTTCaattaactcataatcaaaatattaaCTAACATTGTTAGATTTTAAATCAAGTGAAtgaatcatttaaattaaattcaaggttcatataatatattttcttatccttacaatttcattttaatttgtatGATCCTTAATGAGGTTATATTATCTTGTTAACTCATAATTGAaattgtagacactcaattttgcccgggcccagaaataagttcaaaaaaaataaagtccaagtccagtataaaattacaaacatataatttggcccaattgaAATAgtccattacttgaaaagattgaaggtccatctatgagcttgactcatatggaaatataatctttaaggatatgcaatcttagatatgatatgcaatatcagatatgatacaatcttagatatgatatgcaatcttagatatgatatacaatcttgaagatatgatcttgtaaacttggagatttaatttgtagatatcctttaatcttaatagttgatgtaattgatctgtaccgttagatttggggaggctcaactataaatagaggcctctcccttcattgtaaatcacttgagttttgggaagcaataagaattcttgagagcattcactcaaatttctctccctcttgcgttcttactctctatggtttgttcttattttattcttcgtctatattagtttttcaacctttttttattttaatttcttcatttttcaaatatgtatatttattcctatcttttatacatttgattatgtattttatatattataatatttaacctttttatatagtttattttcaaatatatattttctatgcatgtatatatattatattatcatttcagtattttgaactattgcattatatttttataatttgtaaatgttctatttattcatttttttagtgtatgtcatttatattatttgtgcatagtttcatttttttacatgctatgtttaattatttttttatgtgctattttatgatatatattgttgtataatttttgcatgtattatgtttttcttttagtttactcatgtttttatttgtttattatcttatatttaccctagtatgatttttttcattaaacgtatattcatgttatttagttttgtcttaatgatattatttatgtttgaatggaaatgttagaatattttgtacatctatgcttcatgatgcattaatatgtcatcctaaaacgtcatttaaaataatattccaaggttttttaaaaaaaataataaaaagcaatgcttgatgtttggaaacttcgagaaaggtagcgccctaacttactgggttgtgACTTTTCTCATTGAATttgaatagtcaagcacccttctaagtgattttgagttttcaaaacttaaacaattttttcgagatttcaaaacatagtgttcGGACTTACttgatatggcgttttgttgtttcgagatagaaattttcgaaagacgagcttagtttcgaaggttttaaaatgttgcatcctaacttactggatgtgatgttttgactcatttgaaataagtgagcattaattttcaaaattgagacattctaataaaaagaggtttgcatcttataactttcaaattttcgacattaaagacacttgataatcaattaggtaccaatttttgggcgttacgagggtgctaacccttcctcgtacgtaaccgactcccgaatctgttttctcgtctttcgtagaccaaaattaatattttaaaacaaaacattttataaggtgatccaatcacacctaaaaagattggtggcgactcctattttcgtttttcttaaagtcgattcccattttccaaaactcgatttaaaaatagtttcgacagaaatgttaattaattgttgtttaccaatttttattttaataataatatacaaagaTGATTTTTTAGCACACTAAgtaaactttacaaattagtaaaataaattttaaagaggGTGTAATCAAAGAAGAGTATCAGAGCAAACATTTAAAAGAAA
It includes:
- the LOC107905572 gene encoding probable E3 ubiquitin-protein ligase RHG1A; protein product: MQGQGNGSNSFPFRNFYSNGDPGSDHRNVVPDALVNDGDEHTSMRWIGQPNSCLYTQNHVGVSQFLGDDFGLSPLGDQVGTNQRSEPTFIPFLENNSGVTVNGHTSSENGSIGSSLFLGREAGSGLLQLQRNLDLNAVVHEGSGVDAGQGNGPYLSLDLFRAGTRTTEGDHDHILTFDGSSSSPVMISSGIAGYILEENINSDGLPVNGQTRLLCKRKAPEYATGGNASSARQAANSHQLGTNIAQHNVRNCSSALNSFNRSHSGHGAALPTPSNFYQVPTEARQADNFQRNTRLRRTASQPIPTSANLAPMLVLANPAVQQPTVQVSNSLQAPQPSQYWNGTTVSWIGPSISILRQEDNLRNNRRHMMMPLANMQENLNLANENSNFIENVASSSRIQFGPGMHLSCSSIRSPHPNMVEQYRQSVRDIANPSEFWWQGNHYPIHFGVFLAVQDMDISERGGNPRPTQVPLRLGPRAERQVGDNSGLSSTVLSQTAAQSSRLVSEVRNALGLVGGHGGLRLEELLDLEEQIGNVCIGLSEEAILGNLRRRKYQSLTIGPLIETEPCCICQEDYANGEELGMLDCGHDFHFNCIKQWLVEKNSCPICRKTALAI